In Nicotiana tabacum cultivar K326 chromosome 10, ASM71507v2, whole genome shotgun sequence, the DNA window TCATAGCTACTTTAATTTGGTCAAACTATAGTTTGAACTCTCAATTCTCTTTCTTTCGGTCATCTTACCCCTAGTTCAACCATCTAGGTTACCTAAACCATGGGTAACCCAACTCGTTCATTATCAAATAAATTCCAAGTTACTCATACCATTATTTCATCCAAACATGGATTATTCCATTCATTACCACCATTCGATTAACTCTTGGTTCTTAATTCTTCAATTCTATAAATGTCAAAGAAAACAGCACAATTGAAGTGAACCGAAGGGTATAATGACAAAATTATAGTATATCATTTGGACCAATCGATGTTTTACCACCTGTCAAATCATGAAACATGAACAAAATCATAAATCCTCTATCTAATGGTAATTATATCTTTAAACCGAGCCACATATTAGAACTTCAATTCAGTGGCACTTAGGCACTAGCACAAGTACAGGAGAATCTACATAGCATATAGCAATATGTTTTCCAAACTATAGACCAACATTAGACAATAAACAGAggcctatttttgtttttttctgttAACCGAGAAATTCCCAGAAGGCTAGCAGCGAATGGTTAACTCAGTGGATAATGAGTCGCCCCTCTACCCTTCCCCACTTAATTACCAAACTTTTATCACTGTTAAAGTTCGAACCGTGACATGCACCTAACACCACACATCAAGTGTTGCGCAGttaccactagaccaaagcccTGGGGGATAAACAGAAGACTATCTAAAAGCTAATAAAAAGATAACGTAATTCCAATTCAGAAGAAACGAAGTTGTTGCAATCACAATCATATAAAATCTAACAGAACTATCTTCCATtttatattctcttgatctccATTTCCCAAAATGTACACCAAAATTTACTAGAATAATATTTTCACTTCTAAGTCCAGATATATGTAACAATATAagtaaatatatcaaaaattaaCTGAGCTGCTTGTTTATCGTTTCAATCTAGAAAACCTGTTTGGCGAAAAACAGCATTTCGAACTTGACGAAGGTCTCTCCCTTTGAGTGTTCTTCCGACGCCTTCGAGCACCGAAAACGTGGTTTTAGGTGATCTAGAGGATCCTCCTCCCGCTACGATCTCATGAGGCGGAAGCATCTCATCGTAGCCGCCCTCATCGTCATCGATTTCCACGTCAGCAAGCTCGCCGTTTCTCGGCGTCGCCTTCTTCGGCATCATCGGAACGTTCACTGGAGCCGAGTGTTGGAACTTCCTCGCCGGCATCGTTTGTGAATAGTTATTACGGTTATAGCTATTTTCTCTGTCCAATGGTGGCTTCGGAATCGTCGGAAAAGCTCGCAAAGACGGCATCGGCGAAGACGAAATCGGCGACGAAGGTGAGGAAGTTATCGAACGTTTCCGATAAACAACCGGACGGTTAAGTTTCCGGTAATCCTCAGGCAATGCAGCGAGAATACCGAATTTCTCCGGCTGACGGAAGGTTTGCCGACGGAAACTGTTTGAAGAAGCAGGGGAAGTAGATCTGCGCTGAGGTTCAGTGAAGTCTCCGGTCCAGAAAACATCATCTTCGTTAAGCTCATCGCCGGCGATAGTACTATCAGTCTGCGGTGGAGAGAATACGCCGAGAAATCGATCGGAGGACGGCGAACGACGGTGGCGAAAAGCTACGACACCGTTTTGGTCCATCGAGCGTCGTCACTCCACTTCCCACTTCCGTTTTTTGCGTATGAATGAAAGAAACCTCTCTAGATGTTCTCGTTTTAAAAGCACACAACCACTTCACTCCGTGGGATCCTTGTCACTCATAGTTGGACCTACTTGAGACTACAATCTAGCAGGTCCCACTTATATTTAACGTTTGCAATTGACCTGCAAGATAAACAACAAAGAAGAATGTATAATTTATTCCGGCCCTAAGTAAGTCACTCTCCCTACAAGTTATAAGTTATCCCGATATCAATTTTAATTTCGAAATAATTTATATCATATTTGCTAATCAAATAAAGTATTAAGGTAAGTATTAAATTTTTAGGAGAAGATCCAAATATACCTCTATACTTTCGAAAATAGTCTAAgtatacccctcgttatactattgggttatttatacccctacagtcatactttgggttcaaatatacctctcaattaaacggagggacacgtatCATCGACTtattggccaattctaaatatctcctaattaattaaaaatactcaTTATCCATACCAGAAAAACAATTTTattaagtaattttttttgtaaaaactgaaaaaaaattatttttttaactaaaatctgaaaaaaaaacgaaaatatttttttttcattttttacaaaaaattcCGCTTCAAaagaaactgaaaaatattttttaaaataatatttttgtaaaaactggataacaaaactgaaaaataattttctaaaataattaaaaactgaaaaaactgatttttttaactaaaaactgaaaaaaagaaaatatttgttttttcagtttttacaaaatattgctttagaaaattgttttaaaagttttacaaaaaaattgctttagaaattattttcagttttttttaaagcaatgtttttctaaaaactggaaaaaatattttcaattttttcagtttttagtaaaaaaaatcagttttttcccttttttaattgctttagaaaattatttttcagtttttataaaaacattgttttagaaagtttttttcagttttttttaaagcagatttttttgtaaaaaatgaaaaaaaaatattttctttttttcagtttttagtaaaaaaacaatcagttttttccagtttttacaaaaaaaaaattgctttataaaattatttttcgggtatgaaTAAtgggtatttttaattaattaggagatatttagaattggccaataAAACAATGAcatgtgtccctccgtttaaatgaggggtatatttgaacccaaagtatgactgcaggggtatagatagccaaatagtataacgagggttattcttagaccattttcgaaagtaaagGGGTATATTTGGACCTTCTCCGTAAATTTTTATACCATcactataccttcttatacctcgtACCAAATGAAAGTTTTATGTATCCCACGTACTAAGACTTTAAAATTTTGATTAAACGTCTAATATTAACGATTTCACCAAGTTGTTTCATAAAATTgcttaaaatgaaaataaaattgatCAAACGATGAATTAGTTCAACATTAAAGCTATCTTGTTGTAGATAGCACACTAAAATACCTAGGAATAAATTTCAAACATACCTAAAACGGTTAATCACTACAATCAACATAATATTAAAACAAGCTATCAGTTGCAAATTTCATTCACCCAACTCTTCGTTTATTATACCATCCATAATAGCAATCACCTTTAACATtattgaagaattaacccaaatagctgTCCACCCTagaacttaaactaaaaatagccagtGAATGTATattatatgcataatttatgtattaaatatgtataatcatatataatctatgtatatgactAGAAAAGGTAAATAATTAATATGGTCGATTATTTGTGTAAAAATTCCAACATTATTCAAGTTCCACGCACACAAATTAATTCACATATACCACGCGCTTGCAGATAAAAATATGTTAAAAAAATATCAATATCTTTTATTTTGTAACGAATAAATTTGGGTGATTAACATTCTGTTCCATACATATTGAATATTTTTGTGGTCTTAGTGTAGTGATAGTGTACACCATTCTGTTCGATGTACTAAAAACATGACCAGTAGTCACAAATGTCCATCTATTCCACTTTATATGGCATTCTTCCTATTGCAGACGTTCCAAGAATTTTGACACCATTCTATATCTCTATAACTTTCACCATTCTACTGTTGCTTTAGCATTTTCTTCTACTCTCACTGAATAAGTCAAACATcgttgacaataattacacaaataCCTACAGATGTAGTAACTTATACAATTTTAATACAATGCAAAGTTCTTGAGAAACTCCTAAACTTGATATGCCCCATTGCTAGAAACTAAGACCACAAAAATATTCAATATGTATCGAACAAAATGTTGATTTTTGTGGTCTTAGTGTAGTGATAGAGAAATAGAATGTGTCGTATAAAGTGGAATAGATGGACATTTAAGAAAGTATAGTGTAGTGATGAATATTTTTGTGATCTTAGTTTCTAGCAATGGGGCATATTAGGTTTAAGAGTTTCTCAAGAACTTTGCATTGTATTGAAATGGTAGAAGTTACTACATCTGTAGGTATTTGTGTTATCACTGTCAAAGATGTTTGACTTATTCAATGAGGGTAGAAGAAAATGCTAAAGCAACATTAGAATGGTGAAAGTTTTAGAGAAATAGAATGGCGTCAAAATTCTTGGAACGTCGATAATACGAAGAATGTCATATAAAGTGGAATAGATGGACATTTGCGACTACAGGTCATGTTTTTAGTACATCGGAGCATAGAGTGATGTAAATACCATTCATATGAAATGTCTGCATGGATTTGCTGTAACGTGGAATCACACTCATGGTCCAAAGCCAGGAACTTTGGCTGGGAAAACTACTTTATATGACACCATTCTATTTCAATATGGGCCAATCTTAAAATGCATTCACCCAAAACATTAATAATGAAAATTGTGCCAGCAAACATGAATAGCAAGGTTTGTTACTATTGTTATTGAATTATCAATTAAACTTGTGACCAAGTCTTCCTAACATACGTATTATCAATTTCTCTCTCTCCCATGAACAACGCCATCATCAACTCAGACATGGATCTGAATTCACACATCCCCCAAAAACCCCCTAACATTCCCAACGAACTCAAGCGTGGGGAACAAAGCACCCAAATTCCATCTTTCAAGGAAAAACTACTAGCCTATGAATCCATGGTAGACATCAACTCAATGATCCAAGATAGCCCCATATCCCCTATCAACTCACATGCCCAAGAATCTCAAAGTGACACAACCATGGAAGCCATGATGTTGGATACTCCTACTACTAGTACTAAGGGTATCAAAGAAATAATATTAACTGAAGCCGACCGGAATAGGATGTACTCACCATGGAAATACTCCTTGATTGTAAAATTGATTGGGAAAAGAATCCAACATCTATACCTAAGAAAACAAATTGCAAAGCTTTGGAAACCCACTGAACCCTTTCCTCTAATTGATCTGGGTCATGACTTCTTCATTATCAAGTTCACTAAGGACGAAAATATGATACAAGCTCTTCAAAATGGCCCATGGTTCATTATGGCTACTTTCTTTTAGTGCGACAGTGGAAACCAAATTTTGTGGCAGAGAAAGCCAAACAGATTCACACGGTAGTTTGGGTTCGACTACCACAACTCCGTACAAAATTCTACAATGGCATAATACTAAAAACAATTGGCAAATCAATTGGAAATCTCCTCAAGATTGACGCCTGCACCAGCGCTACACTCAGAGGAAGATACGCGCGTCTTTGTATTGAATTGCCATTAGATAGACCAGTTCAAACATGCATCCTAATAGGCACACACCTACAACAACTTGTTTATGAAGGGAATAACTTCATATGCAAAAATTGTGGCCACCTTGGGCACACAGCTAACACATGTATTCAAGCACCAAAAAATACAGAGATAACGCTAGATTACAACAACGGTTTACAGGATCTTGACAAAGAAAGGAGCATCCCACAACCTCCACCAGAAGATCAATGGCACGTAGTCACCTTCAACAGGCGGAGGAACCAAGGAAAAGAGAAATCGACGGAAAAACAACACATAAATTCCCTAGCAATTATTTCACAACCAGGTACTAGTATCGATGTTAAAATCTATGATGCAGTGTCAGGTAAGTATCTCAACACCCAGAAATTAACTTACAAAGCTATTAATAACTCTATTCTCTTTAATAACTCTGACAATATGGGCCCTAACAATATTAATTCAATCCCTCCTCCTAATGTTAAGGAAGATGAATTAATACCCACTTCTAATAAATTTGATTCTCTGTTAATTCAGGAATCCACTTCCATCACTGCAGAAAAACAAACGAATTATGTCACTGACAAACATGCTGCATACGCCTCCCTTTCGATAACTCCTAAGCACTCCCTAGCCCTCACAAGAGCAGCCACTCAAGAAGGTACACGTGGCAACCCAAACTCATGCAACTACTCAAACCCTAATATACATGCCAACTTAGTGCCAACTAATCACCCTACCTATACAGCCAACACGCATATTATCTCTCCTTATAAAGACCAAAAATTACAACAACACTTGGCAAAAGACATTAGCCAAGTGTCAATGACAACACTCCCTCCAATCACCGGTAATCCCCTTCCCCAATCTTCCCCTTCTCCCATGCATGCAAAATATTCCCTTTTAGATTTGCAATCATTAACACCAAATATGCACTCAACCACACCATCTATATCTTCCCCCTTGGTAAATAATGAAcgtccagaccatcctcaacaaATCCAAAATACTTTCACAATTCCTGCTAAGGAAAACAATGGCGCACTTCCCACATTTTCCTCCACAAATTCCATTCAACCCTTCAATCACCACACCCCATTCCCAATCAAGATCCACAAACTTGGATAGAACAGGGGTTACAAGGCCATGCAGCCTTCTTCCCGATGATCATCAATGGTCAGGAAGAATGGATTGTTCTACAGAATCCGAACTTCCTAGCACGACTGATATCGGAAGGAATGGCCCTAGCAATGGGGAATTACATAAATCACATGTGGCTAGCCAACGTTCTAGATCCATTAGCCCCAGCTCTAGATCCTACCCTATTCCACAACATGCAAGCACACTGGAACCTCATGCAACACTTCAACCCCCTCAATAACATGGAGTTACTATATCAACTCCTCTTCTTCACTCCGGTCAATCAAGTGACGGACCATCCTATTTTTTACCCATGGCAGCCAATTCCACAACACAATTCGATCCCATTGGATATATATAACCAACAACACCCTCCCAACTAGCAAGAACAAGAGGACCAAGAGATACTAGAAAAGATGGTAGAGGAAATAATTATTCCACAGGTCAGGGGATCGTTCACCGAAATTTCAAGCATCAGAGAAGCATCTCTCATGCTATTCCAAGAGATGCAGGACAGGAAGTACATACTCAAGTGTCCAGTGGCCCTTTACAAATACTCCATCGATATCCACCCTCCAATCCTAGAAGCGACAGGGAACTTTGCAGTAGTACTGAGCCCATCTCTGAGGAAATTCACTCAACTCCTACACGAGGGGCTAGGGAACAACAATCTCAACAACAACCATCTCCTAATGAATAGATCAACGAGTCTTGTAGTTTGGAACATTAGAGGTGCGAACAATGATGAGTCTAAAAGAAATTTTAGGGAATTGCTTAACACTCATAACCCTGCCATGGTTGAATTGTTGGAAATCAAAATGACTGATCATACCTCTCTCCGTGATGAGTTTCACTTCTCTGATATGCTGGAGGTTCCAACCGTAGGCCTTGCTGGAGGAATAGTCATCCTTTGGTTTGTGAATTTAGTTACACTGAATCTCATAAGCAGATCCCACCAAGAAATCCATGCAATGCTCCAGGTATCTCCTATCCAACCCCCTAGTCTTATTAGTATTTTATACGCCAGTACTTCTCTTAATATGCGTAGTAATCTTTAGAATAGCCTTTGCGCCATAGCGGATACTTATCAAGGCCCTTGGCTAGTAGGAGGGGATTTTAATAAAATACTCTCCCAAAACGAAAAATGGGGAGGTAGACCTATTAATACTCAACGCTCCTCACACTTTTGGTCATGTGTGAATTATTGCAAATTAATAGACCTAGGCTTTAAAGGTGCAAAATATACTTGGACTAACAGTAGAATAAACTCCAATGGTCTAATCCTAGAATGACTAGACAGATGTCTTATCAACACCCTGTGACTCAACCAATATCCTGATGCATCTATTACTCAGACCATACCCTTTTATTTCTCCAATTCAAAAGGTCTTTCCCTCATCTTAGTAGGAAACTCTTTGGGCTTGAAACCTTTTGGTGTTATCACAATGAATTTGAAACCATTGTCAAAGACTCTTGGCATGAGAGACAACTTCTTGAAGCCACTGACTATTTCCAACATAAGGTTATGCACTGGCAAAGGTCACCTTTGGCAATACTAATAGGAAAAAAAATAGAATCCTTGCGAGACTCCAAGGTATCCAATCCTCCCCAAATTATCCCACTAGCCATTTTCTACACCTTCTAGAAAATGATCTTATATCTAATTATAACAACACCTTGAAAATAGAGGAAGATTATTGGAAAGTTCGTTCCCGTTTAAATTGTCTCAACGATGCGGACGCAAATACAAAATTCTTCCACCTAAGTGTTATAAATCGTAGAAGAAAGAAtagtatttcctttttcaaatatAGTAATGGTAATTAGATTAATGATCCAGCACAAATCCTTAATCACACTGCTCAATATTTCCAAAAAGCTTTTCAAACCGACCATATAGAAACACCTGGAAAATATCCGTAATTCACAAACTAACTTCGAAAACATAGATCTTTCTGAACTGGACTGCCCGTTAAAAGATTTTGAAGTTACCTGTACTATATTTTCCTTTAAACCCTTTAAGGCCCTGGGGCCCTAATGGAATCCACCCcttttttttaccaaaaatattggcaTGTAGTTAGAATTCTGTCTTAACTTTTTGCCATAATATTTTCAAGAATTTCTGAATTCCTAAAGCTCTAAACTCTACATATATCTTTCTCATCCCAAAATTTCACAATGCGAA includes these proteins:
- the LOC107773960 gene encoding protein S40-7-like: MDQNGVVAFRHRRSPSSDRFLGVFSPPQTDSTIAGDELNEDDVFWTGDFTEPQRRSTSPASSNSFRRQTFRQPEKFGILAALPEDYRKLNRPVVYRKRSITSSPSSPISSSPMPSLRAFPTIPKPPLDRENSYNRNNYSQTMPARKFQHSAPVNVPMMPKKATPRNGELADVEIDDDEGGYDEMLPPHEIVAGGGSSRSPKTTFSVLEGVGRTLKGRDLRQVRNAVFRQTGFLD